One Candidatus Korarchaeota archaeon NZ13-K genomic region harbors:
- a CDS encoding acetyl ornithine aminotransferase family protein — protein sequence MIGPKIVTKVPGPRGRAIIERHHKAMATTTNDPEFMPLVIERGEGVWIWDVDGNVYLDFATGIGVNNVGIRHPEVQKAIEEQLGKIWHAAGTDFYLEKQVELAERLNEIAPGSFPKKTFLSNSGAESNEAAIKVARWSTGRRLFIGFIGAFHGRTMGALSLTASKITQRSRFFPTMPGVYHAPYPNPYRNPWHIDGYENPEELVSRTIEFIEEYMLNRYVPPEEVAAFVFEPVQGEGGYVVPPRSFFSELKKLADKHGILLVDDEVQMGMGRTGKMFAIEHFGVAPDILTLAKSLGGGIPIGATVYRSDLDFGVSGAHSNTFGGNAIACAAAIATINVVQRLLPNVAKLETIFRERLNEMKEKYEKIGDVRGIGLAWGVEFVRDRRTKEYARSERDRIVLEALRRGLVMLPCGASTIRIIPALVMTEEQAKLGLDIFEQAIRAVLS from the coding sequence ATGATCGGTCCGAAGATCGTAACAAAGGTTCCGGGCCCGAGGGGTAGGGCTATCATAGAGCGACACCACAAGGCGATGGCCACGACGACTAATGACCCGGAGTTCATGCCCCTCGTGATAGAGAGGGGGGAGGGGGTTTGGATCTGGGATGTGGACGGTAACGTTTACCTAGACTTCGCGACGGGTATAGGTGTTAACAACGTGGGGATAAGGCACCCCGAGGTCCAGAAGGCGATAGAGGAGCAGTTAGGGAAGATATGGCATGCGGCCGGTACTGATTTCTACCTTGAGAAGCAGGTGGAGCTCGCTGAGAGGCTGAACGAGATAGCCCCAGGGAGCTTCCCAAAGAAGACGTTCCTGAGCAACAGCGGGGCCGAGAGCAATGAGGCAGCCATCAAGGTGGCTAGATGGAGCACTGGGAGGAGGCTTTTCATAGGGTTCATAGGGGCCTTCCACGGCAGGACAATGGGTGCCCTGAGCCTCACCGCGAGCAAGATAACTCAGCGCTCCAGGTTCTTCCCGACGATGCCCGGGGTCTACCACGCACCCTACCCCAACCCCTATAGGAACCCCTGGCACATAGACGGCTATGAGAACCCCGAGGAGCTCGTCAGCAGGACCATAGAGTTCATAGAGGAGTACATGCTCAACAGATACGTTCCCCCTGAGGAGGTGGCTGCCTTCGTTTTCGAACCCGTGCAGGGCGAGGGAGGTTACGTGGTCCCCCCAAGGAGCTTCTTCTCGGAGCTGAAGAAGCTCGCTGACAAGCACGGGATCCTCCTGGTGGATGATGAGGTTCAGATGGGCATGGGAAGAACCGGGAAGATGTTCGCGATAGAGCACTTCGGGGTGGCCCCCGACATACTGACGCTGGCCAAGTCGCTGGGCGGTGGGATCCCGATAGGGGCCACCGTGTACAGGAGCGATCTGGACTTCGGGGTATCTGGAGCCCACAGCAACACCTTCGGGGGAAATGCCATCGCTTGCGCGGCAGCAATAGCCACAATAAACGTCGTCCAGAGGCTGCTGCCCAACGTGGCTAAGCTAGAGACGATCTTCAGGGAGAGGCTCAACGAGATGAAGGAGAAGTATGAGAAGATCGGGGACGTCAGGGGAATCGGGCTGGCCTGGGGTGTGGAGTTCGTCAGGGACAGGAGGACCAAGGAGTACGCTAGGAGTGAGAGGGATAGGATAGTGCTCGAGGCCCTGAGGAGGGGCCTTGTCATGCTCCCATGCGGGGCCAGCACGATAAGGATAATCCCGGCCCTCGTGATGACGGAGGAGCAGGCCAAGCTCGGGCTGGACATATTCGAGCAGGCGATAAGGGCCGTCCTGAGCTGA
- a CDS encoding DUF438 domain-containing protein: MSTLEERKEIVKSVIRLLHSGANLEELKSRYGDLLLRISPLEIPLIEQELVREGLSVREILSLCDLHVALFRESLASRELQGVPRGHPVDLLMRENGLIMRLAEALGVYAQSLSGAGGVEVRSALESIESLIRDLKGIRSHYRKNQMLIFPYLERRGITAVPRVLWGREDQVMVKLRELEDLLAEAREDEGKLAEVRSKAMEVSQEILDLVFRENKILYPACWALLSEGEWAAVHEVAKEMGYLVEAGEEWFPSADPVYPCQIDGRVSEEQIQRLPAEFRAAMGSLIPDDYEVRRDGDLELSSGFVSVRELEGVMRSLPLEVTFADANDRVRFYSESVFRRGFIRTKTIIGRNLRFCHPRRLENYVMLNVSKIKSGEFPHREFWTRLGDRILRVIVSGVRDEEGRYLGTLEVVEDLTDVLNNPDEIKKKIMVL; encoded by the coding sequence ATGTCCACTCTGGAGGAGAGGAAGGAGATCGTCAAGAGTGTGATAAGGTTGCTGCACAGCGGTGCCAACTTGGAGGAGCTGAAGAGCAGGTACGGTGACCTCCTGTTGAGGATATCTCCGCTGGAGATCCCCTTGATAGAACAGGAGCTCGTGAGGGAGGGGTTAAGCGTCAGGGAGATCTTGAGCCTCTGTGATCTCCATGTAGCCCTCTTCAGGGAGAGCCTGGCGAGCAGGGAGCTTCAGGGCGTCCCCAGAGGGCATCCCGTTGACCTCCTGATGAGGGAGAACGGGCTCATCATGAGACTGGCCGAAGCCCTGGGCGTCTACGCCCAGTCGCTGTCCGGAGCCGGTGGGGTGGAGGTAAGGAGCGCTCTGGAGTCCATAGAGAGCCTGATCAGAGATTTAAAGGGGATAAGGTCGCACTACAGGAAGAATCAGATGCTGATATTCCCCTACCTCGAGAGGAGAGGGATAACAGCCGTTCCTAGGGTTCTCTGGGGGAGGGAGGATCAGGTCATGGTGAAGCTTAGGGAGCTGGAGGACCTCCTGGCCGAGGCCAGGGAGGATGAGGGGAAGCTCGCTGAGGTCCGCTCCAAAGCCATGGAGGTCTCACAGGAGATCCTGGACCTCGTCTTCAGGGAGAACAAGATACTCTATCCGGCCTGCTGGGCCCTGCTCTCCGAGGGGGAGTGGGCGGCCGTGCACGAGGTGGCCAAGGAGATGGGCTACCTCGTCGAGGCGGGGGAGGAGTGGTTCCCCAGCGCTGACCCCGTGTATCCCTGCCAGATCGATGGCAGGGTGAGCGAGGAGCAGATACAGAGGCTCCCAGCCGAGTTCAGGGCTGCTATGGGATCTCTCATTCCGGATGATTACGAGGTTAGGAGGGATGGGGACTTGGAGCTATCAAGCGGATTCGTGAGCGTGAGGGAGCTCGAGGGCGTGATGAGGTCCCTACCCCTCGAGGTGACATTCGCCGACGCAAACGACAGGGTGAGGTTTTACTCCGAATCGGTGTTCAGGAGGGGATTCATTCGCACCAAGACCATAATAGGGAGGAACCTCCGGTTCTGCCATCCGCGCAGGCTGGAGAACTACGTGATGCTGAACGTCAGCAAGATAAAGAGCGGGGAGTTCCCCCACAGGGAGTTCTGGACGAGGCTGGGGGACAGGATCCTGAGGGTCATAGTCTCCGGCGTGAGGGATGAGGAGGGGAGATATCTAGGCACGCTGGAGGTGGTGGAGGATCTCACGGACGTCCTTAACAATCCAGATGAGATAAAGAAGAAGATAATGGTGCTATGA
- a CDS encoding HEPN domain-containing protein, whose amino-acid sequence MRPGGLSEALCNLETAKILHEHGRYNATYFYAYQTAEMEVEALMIRKNEATWAKA is encoded by the coding sequence ATGAGGCCAGGAGGACTCTCCGAAGCCCTATGTAATTTGGAGACGGCCAAGATCCTACATGAGCATGGAAGATACAATGCGACATACTTCTACGCCTACCAGACAGCTGAAATGGAGGTGGAGGCCCTCATGATCAGGAAAAATGAAGCTACTTGGGCTAAGGCATGA